A region of Candidatus Methylomirabilota bacterium DNA encodes the following proteins:
- the puuE gene encoding allantoinase PuuE, protein MRMSYPRDLVGYGRHTPDPKWPGGARLALQIVMNYEEGGERSILHGDAESEAFLHEVVATEPLPGVRNMNVESVYEYGSRAGFWRLLRMFADRNIKITVYAVAMALERHPEAAAAILEAGHEVMSHGWRWIDYQYMSEDEERAHMRRAIEVLARLTGSRPLGWYTGRQSPNTRRLVVEEGGFLYDADSYNDDLPYWVTVSGKSHLVIPYTMDNNDMKFGGVQGFNTGEDFYTYLRDAFDVLYAEGARAPKMMSVGLHMRLAGRPGRAAGLARFLDHVLKHDGVWMCRRVDIARHWMATHPYQGA, encoded by the coding sequence ATACGAATGAGCTATCCGAGAGATCTCGTCGGCTACGGCAGGCACACGCCCGATCCCAAGTGGCCGGGCGGAGCGCGCCTGGCGCTTCAGATCGTCATGAACTATGAGGAAGGAGGCGAGCGCTCCATCCTCCACGGCGACGCCGAATCCGAGGCCTTCCTCCACGAGGTGGTGGCAACGGAGCCGCTGCCGGGGGTCCGCAACATGAACGTCGAATCGGTGTACGAGTACGGCAGTCGAGCTGGCTTCTGGCGCCTCCTGCGGATGTTCGCGGACCGAAACATCAAGATCACGGTCTATGCCGTCGCCATGGCCCTTGAACGCCATCCGGAGGCCGCGGCCGCCATTTTAGAGGCGGGTCACGAGGTCATGAGCCACGGATGGCGGTGGATCGATTACCAGTACATGAGCGAGGATGAAGAGCGCGCTCACATGCGTCGTGCGATCGAGGTGCTGGCGCGACTCACGGGCAGCCGCCCCCTTGGTTGGTACACCGGCCGGCAGAGCCCGAATACCCGGCGGCTGGTCGTCGAGGAGGGCGGCTTCCTCTACGACGCCGACTCCTACAACGATGACCTGCCGTACTGGGTGACCGTGTCCGGGAAGAGCCACCTGGTCATTCCGTACACGATGGACAATAACGACATGAAGTTCGGAGGAGTGCAGGGGTTCAATACGGGCGAGGATTTCTACACCTATCTGCGCGACGCATTTGACGTTCTCTATGCCGAGGGGGCGAGGGCGCCCAAGATGATGTCCGTCGGGCTCCACATGCGGCTGGCAGGCCGCCCCGGCCGCGCGGCCGGTCTCGCGCGCTTCCTCGATCACGTGCTCAAGCACGACGGCGTCTGGATGTGCCGTCGGGTGGACATCGCGCGGCACTGGATGGCCACTCACCCGTACCAGGGCGCTTGA
- a CDS encoding aspartate/glutamate racemase family protein — protein sequence GTGAVKEALEVPVVSMAEAAMGMAVPLCHRFAIVTTAARMIPYTEDVVQLVGFASRCAGVRAVELPPIGEGSLDEQRVLDELGAVISSVTGDMGADLVILGGARLSPYAAAARERSRAPILEPVSCGVQMAEALVRLGLAQSKAGKFAAPPRDLKEYE from the coding sequence GGCACGGGAGCTGTGAAGGAAGCCCTCGAGGTGCCCGTGGTCTCCATGGCGGAGGCCGCGATGGGGATGGCCGTGCCGCTCTGTCACCGCTTCGCGATCGTGACCACGGCCGCCCGCATGATCCCGTATACGGAAGACGTGGTCCAGCTCGTCGGCTTCGCCTCCCGTTGCGCGGGCGTGAGGGCCGTCGAGCTTCCACCCATCGGCGAAGGCTCCCTGGACGAGCAGCGGGTCCTCGACGAGCTCGGCGCGGTGATAAGTAGCGTGACGGGGGACATGGGCGCGGACCTCGTCATTCTCGGCGGTGCCCGCCTCTCGCCCTACGCGGCGGCGGCGCGCGAGCGAAGCCGGGCGCCGATCCTAGAGCCGGTCTCGTGCGGCGTGCAGATGGCCGAGGCGCTCGTGCGGCTCGGCTTGGCGCAGAGCAAGGCAGGCAAGTTCGCGGCGCCGCCCCGCGACCTCAAGGAATACGAATGA